Part of the Panicum virgatum strain AP13 chromosome 4N, P.virgatum_v5, whole genome shotgun sequence genome is shown below.
CTGTTTAGTGCGAGCCATGAGCCGCAAAGTTACTTACACCGAAGAAAACGAGCAGCTTCACCGCGCATGAAACCAGAACCTTCGGACAAAGCGCTTTATAGCAAAAAGCGACGAAGGAAAGCAAAGCTCGAGAGGGCACAtgttttacccccccccccctccgcttATATAGGCGGTGAAAAGGAATAGTTCCAGCGGTAAAACCGAGGAGACGGCAGCCCAAGCGGTGCAATCGGAGAACGACACGTATACAACAAAAACCGACCGTTGCAGCCGACGgttcgggagacgtttttcctcgggagcttcccgaaggttacACGCAATCTTCTTTAATAACAAGGGTTCGGACCATCGGCTTCGGACCTCaccctcgaggggctactgttggggattggaccttcgggtcaagccctcaCCCTCAAAAATGCTCCATAACCTGTTTGCAGGGCCGCAACGAAATGGAGCCAAGCGTACCCGAAGGTACCGGATGAACTCTAAGAAGCGGAAGCTCAGAAACCATGACCTTCGGTCCGAAGGATATAACCTTCTGAAGGCCGAAGGCAACGAATGGCTGCACAGAGGCGCAAGCCCAAACATCAAGACCTTCGGACCGAAGGGTGCCACTTCCGTCGTGCCGAAGGTGGCAACCGGCCACCCGGAAGCATAAACTCGAAGATCAAGACCTTCGGGAAAAGATCCCACAACCGGGAACGAGGATGACGGCTGGTAGATCGAAGGAACCTCCATGACCCAAACTCCCGGAGGTACCCGAAGGTTGTCGTATCCTTCATCGGTTGAAGACATGTGAGCAAAACGTGAatatgtgagaaggtcggatctGTACACCTcccgaatacgtgagaaggtcggatttgtaaacctctcaccttgtaattttaccctggAACCGGCtaagagtgagctgtaaatgagttgggagggggcaatttaggaaaacttggccgagggctaggggtataaatagccccctcactccacagtgtaaagggttgaattttctgattATTATTGGAGAGTTCGACACCTACTTTCATTGTCATCTTGCTTACTAttcatgctccctgtctgggcatctaagaagcaaagatcccaacagTTTGTTTTCACAATATTTAAGCATTAAAGATCATTTTTTTCACTAGATAAATAATGATGGGATAAACAATTTTTTTGCCTTAGTTATTGTGCCCATCCCAAATAACACTATCATATGTGAATGGAGTGAGTATAGGTTTATGGCACGTATAGTGGCGAAATGGCCATAAATGTGTAACCAAATGAAAAGAACAATAACTAAAGCAAATTTTACAATAGCTATGCCTATAATACCTTAATGTGGGTCCCACTGGATCGTCAAACGACTTGCGGCCGCAGCCATCCGTGAGACACTAAAAGGCAACAAGTATTTGAGTTTATTTGCTTGAGGTGAGTTTATTTTTAAGTTGAATTTTTGGAGCATGGATTATAATGTTCATGTCCACAATGGTAAAAGGTGCATAAATATAGTAGCATTAAATAATTAAGGTCATCTTTTTCTCACCATTGTAGCTGCCATTATCTCTAAGGCTTCCTCCAAAGGTATGAGCTAGTATGTAGCTCTGAGCACTCTAAGAGACAACCCTTCCAATGATCTATCTCTTAGTACATAGCTCATAACATGAATGACCCCACACGTTATTTCCTTGCAATCTCGAAGTGCTGTGTACAAGACTATCTCTTGAACAAGAGATAGCTCTTTCCTCTTTCCTCCAAAGTAGTAGAAGAAAAAGAGGGAGGATGAGGTGGAGGTAAAAGAGGGCTTGTCCACCTCATTCTAGCTCCCTAATTTTCTAGGTTGCGTCCTCCACTAGAGATAGAGGTAATACGGGATAAAAACCATCCATACCAACGCTTTTAAAGTCATTTGAAAGTAACTTAGTGAAACCTATATCTACTGCTTAGAAAATAAGAACTTACATGTTCCACAATAGTTGGATTTCCATTCGGAGGTTTTTCGGATCTGAACGGGAATCCAGTTGATTTGATGCTCAACTATGTTATAAACATTATTGGCATGTGCGAGAACATGGCATTTCTGTCGTACTCGCTCCGTCCTGTAATATAAGACATTCTAGCAATTTTATGATAGATTAAGGGAGAGAAAGAAAGACACATGTACCCTCCAATAATTCTTAATTTATGAGCTGTAATTAAAGTTGTTCATAAGACTAAGCAGCAGAGGAAGGAATAATAAAGGTAAGTATGCAGTTAAGAGCTAAAGATAATTAAATGATTTCTATTAATACTTGTCCAAAACTTCTAGAATATCTTGTATTTGGTATAAATTTGGAACCCTTCAATATGTTTTTTTAGATTATGAAAAAGTCCGGCCTTGATCATTCACATGTGAATGACTACAACCAAAAGAATTACAAGAGTTCTTAAACTCTAATCCTCGAACGAAGGATTTCACAAATACAAGAAAGATGTAAAACAAAGCTAGAAGACTATAAGctcaaatcttcttcttcattctccTTCATTCTCGCTTCAATCTTGCAATAAATTCACGCAAGATCAATCCATCACATCTCTCATCTACTGGGAATCTGGATTGTCTATTGCTTGCCGAATCCTTCTCGCAAATCTCCGTCTAGTGCATGGGTGTGAGGAGACAACAACATTGTCTTCAGGAAGATAGTGGCATCAAGAGATGCGACCAATGTCGACACCAGCATAATACCGGATAAGATTCCTCAACACAGTTTTCTGTACCACCAACACGGACTTGCAGCCAGGGTGGCGCATTGGCAAATCCTCCAACGAGGAAAGTAGCTCAAGGAGCATCACCtttgccggccggcctgaggcCAGACTAGCATTTCTCCACGCATACTCCGGCAAGAATCCCATGGCACACCCATGGACCGCCGCGGGGTGACGCTGGGCAGCAGCAGGGCCTCACTGGCGGGGTGGAAGCACAGCCGGCGAGCCGATGAAGAAGCAGCAGGAAGATGGGGTGCCTGCCTAGACAGAGCAAGCAACATCAAAAGGCAAGGGTAGACGAAGCCTGAGCCCTCCGCTATCGGGCGACCACGGGTTGTCCCTCCGTGGACAGCAGCAGACCAACGCGGAGGTCCCCCGAGCGGATCGCGGGAGAAGCCCCACAGGCAAGGGAGCACCGGATCTGGGCGAGGTGTTGCCGGATCCAGGCAGGCGGCCCAAATCCGCTGGCCGCCCCCCTATCGCCGGCAGCACCACcagagagggaggaaaagggGCGGAGCAATTGGATTGCCAGATTTGAACGGGGTCACCGGATCTGGCAAATGGATTGCCAGATTGACGAGCCCTGGCCCATAACGGCCGTCGCTGGGCGGCGGTGAGGAGGGCCGTCTGAGGAGGGAGGAGATGGGAGGTGAGCTCGAGGACTGCGTTGAGATGGGAACTccctgccgccaccgccctggCACTCGCACGGACTTCCGGCGAGGTGCTCCGGCGGCGGAAAGGGCCAAAAGAAGGCGCGGGAGGCTTGGGGCAGCGGTGGCGCTGTTCTGCCTGAGTCGCCCTTGGCAGCGACGGGGCACTCTCAGGGAAACAGACCGGCAGGAGCGACCAGGATGGAGTACCAAAGCGAGAAAGAGGACTGCATTTTCAGCACAAATGCACACCAGAACAATAATGTGTGAACGCTCCTTTCCCAGGGTTCCATCAGGGTACATGTGGATCGACACAATTTAGCGGCCGGGGAGAGAGACCCCACTGTGAACTTCCCCTGCTGCGTGCCGGCAAACTTTGCCAGGAAACAAAGCTCCTTCCTGTTTTTGTCCTTAACATTTTCGTTGGCAACAGAAAGCTGAAATCAAAAGTCCCCCAAACCCAACCAGATGATTCGGGAGCAAGATCTCCCCCAAAGTCCCTATCACCGACCAAACGAGATCCCTTCACGTCATTGTTGTGACAAAGACATACTGCTCCAGGTTAGTAGcaaagtttcttttttttcttttcttgataaTGAGTTTAGTACGTAGTAAAGTTAGCGAGGCCCTACAAATTAAACATGACGCGGGGCAGGActgcagcctgcagcagcaACACAGAGGAGGCTGAGCTCATGAAGCTGGTATGGCTAGGCCAAGAGCccaagacgccgccgccgtccaacgAGCGCATAGGCAGCGGCGTGCAAATTTAAGGCAAACCTTCTCGGGGCGATCACCTGCTCCTCCACCTACTAGTGGAGAGTGCTCCACTCGACTCCAACTAGCCACCGCTTTGCTAGTGATGTTCCGATACAGTTCGCCGAGGTCAAACTGGCAAACTCCATGTAAAAAGGTTTAAAATTGAGCTATCAAAGTAAAACTTGaaacttaaaaaaaaacaaagtaaaacTTGCAAATGCATTTGGGCACGCATGTTACGTTCTAGTACTAGTACTAAGCTATGTGTTTTGTACTTCTGCATAATTTTATCCTTTCCGTAAAGGCTTTGTCGCTTTGATCCGTTGTTCTCTGTGCCTCTTGGTGAACTTCGAGACAATACCTAATCATCAAATTGCAGTGGTCACAATCCTCGTTTTCGCTTTAGTCAAACTTCTTCTCTTCACGATGCATTACATAGAAAAACAGAGTCGCATATGACAATGATGCTGACACGAAACAATATTTTTTGGCCTGTCGATAAGGCAGTGACATGACATGAGCCGTTTCGTTGCATACGGATGCACTGAATGGATGGTAGTGGATGGATGATGTTGCACCAAGGTCATGTTTACAAGGCAAGAATGGCACAGCAGTTTTGGAGATACCAACTGGCTCTTGCAAATCGTTCCGTCTACATATATGCATCCTAAACAAACTCTTCCGTGACTGAGATGCTCTTTGGACTTGATGCACACAAATGGATGGACCAGCAGCAAACAGCACGAGGCTGAATCTATAGTTGACCGTAAGCTCCAAAACTTACAGTCAATCCCACTCTAAATGCACGCCATCCTCCAGCCTCCCTCTGCTCTTTTCCCTTATCCTTTTCCatttccctttccctttcctCTGGATAGATCCAATGGGGAGCCCGATCGTCGCGCCGGGCGGTGGCGAGAGCGAGGCTGCTGCAGGGGCCAGCGGCCAGCTGCTAGAGCTTGAGGCACGCCTAGCGGTGGGCGGCGACGAGAGGCCGAGCGGCTATGGGCTGCAGAGGGGCGGCGACACGGGCGAATAGCTGCAAGGGAGAAACACAGCTTGCGGCTTCCACGGGCGACGCACAGTGGGGGAGAGGCGGCAGCGAGGAGCGCCGCCGGATCCATGCGGCCATTGGCAGTGGATGGGGCAGGGTTTTTTTgcttttttctttaaaaaatttTACCGAgaactttttttgtttttttatttttgatggaAAAAAgtttttacaaaactttttacctgatttttttattttggatgaaaaagttttttcttaaaattgttttcaattttttctcaAAACTTTCTCTTTTAAATTATCTCATCAGTTTTTCATTTCTCTCTAATTTTTTGATTAAAAAGTTCCTTCGAAAATTTGTTATCAGAAAATGACAAATAATTACTAGAAAAGATAAACTGTAGTGAGCCTCTCTCCTACAGTCGATTGTAAATTAGCTTGGCCTAGTAAACAACATAGTAGAGTATCCCGTGAAGCCCACATCTATACAGCCATACAGGCCTTAATCCGGAATGTCTCAGTGAAATCTAGACCTAAGGCATTATTAAAACCAAAAATCGATCGGATTctttatactccctccgttctaaaccATAAACCACTGCATAGTTTTTTAGTACACTTATATAtgtattatatttatatatattaaaaatTATGTATGTAGAAATATTAAAACCGGGAGAGGATGGGGTACTGGAAAAGTTGCCATGTGATAGATTCAGTTCTCAAGTGACTGCACACTAAAAGTCATCGACACTGTCCTAACTCCTATGGCTTGTTTGTAGCAGAGGAGCTATCAGTCATGGAGAATACACAATTGGGCAGTAGGCATGTGAAGGTGCAGTCATAACAATCAGACAGAAACACAAAAATGGAGCAGAAAACAAAATGGAAATACAATACTCCTACTATAACATGTAGGAGCAGTGAGGTGATTAGCTTGGTCGCCACTGCCAGACAGAACAACGAGTCGATTGgcatccaccaccaccaacTGGTGCCCTTCTAACCCCACCACTAATCTACATGCGAAGACCGTTGACTCATTGACTGAATGACTCCGCCTTTTCACACGTATAACAGGCACGCACCCCCGTTCGTCACTCTCACGGGCTcactccctcctcccctccccacctCAGCTGCTCGgcagctcagctcagctcacCGCCTAGGAAGCTTCCAAGTAAAATAATGTCAGGCTCCTCCGCATGCCGCCGCTTCCCCGTGCTTctcgtcctcctcttcctcgtcctcGCTGGCGAGGGCCGCTCCCAGCCCGctggcgcgggcgccggcgaccGGGACACTCTGCTCGCCGTCAAAAAGGATTGGGGCAGCCCCCCGCAGCTCGCGTCCTGggaccccgccgccacccccgacCACTGCAACTGGACCGGCGTCACCtgcgccaccggcggcggcggcggggccgtcaCGGGAATCACCCTGTCCGGCCTCCACCTCACCGGCTCCGTCCCGGCGTCCGTCTGCGCGCTCAAGAGCCTCGCCCGCCTCGACCTCTCCTACAACAACCTCACCAGCGCCTTCCCCGCCGCGGCGCTCTACGCCTGCGCGGGGCTCCGCTTCCTCGACCTCTCCAACAACCAGCTCTCGGGGGTCCTCCCCGGCGACATCGACAGCctctcgccggcgatggagcatCTCAACCTCTCCACCAACGGCTTCGCCGGCGAGGTGCCGCCCGCGGTGGCGAGGCTCGCGGCGCTCAGGTCCCTGCTGCTCGACACCAACCGCTTCACGGGCGCGTACCCGGCGGCCGGGATAAGCGGGCTCGCCGGGCTCGAGGTCCTCACGCTGGCCGACAACGCGTTCGCGCCGGGGCCCGTGCCCGCGGAGTTCGCCCAGCTCACCAACCTCACCTACCTCTGGATGGACAGAATGAACCTCACCGGGGAGATCCCGGAGGCCTTCTCCAGCCTCACGGAGCTCACGGTGTTCTCCCTGGCGTCCAACGAGCTCACCGGCTTGGTCCCCGCGTGGGTGCTGCAGCACGGGAAGCTTCAGAAGCTCTACCTCTTCGACAACAGCCTCTCCGGCGAGCTGCCGCGCAACGTCACGGCGGTGAACCTGGTTGAGCTTGACCTGTCGTCGAACCAGCTCACCGGAGAGATTCCGGAGGGCTTCGGGAAGCTCAAGAACCTCGGCTTGCtgtttctttacaaaaaccagCTTACCAGCACAATCCCAGCGAGCATTGGGCTGCTAACGCAGCTCAAGGACGTCCGGTTATTCAACAACCggctctccggcgagctcccgccGGAGCTCGGCAAGCACTCGCCGCTCGGCAACCTCGAGGTGGGCAACAACAACCTCTCCGGCCCGCTGCGGGAGGCGCTCTGCGCCAACGGGGGGCTCTACGACATCGTCGCCTTCAACAACAGCTTCTCCGGCGAGTTCCCGGCGAAGCTCGGCGTCTGCGTCACGATAAACAATCTCATGCTCTACAACAACCGCTTCTCCGGCGACTTCCCGGCGAAGATATGGTCGTTCCCGAAGCTGACCACGGTGATGATCCAGAACAACAGCTTCACCGGCACGCTGCCGTCAGAGATCTCCCCCAACATCTCACGGATTGAGATGGGATACAACATGTTCTCCGGCTCCGTCCCCGTGCTGGCAACGGGGCTCAAGGTGTTCCACGCGGAGAACAACCGGCTGGCCGGCGAATTTCCCTCTGACATGAGCAAGCTCGCCAACCTTACTGATCTGTCGGCGCCCGGCAACCGGATCACCGGCTCCATTCCGGCATCGATCAACCTGCTTCAGAAGCTCAATACACTGGACCTGAGCGGCAACCGGATCTCCGGCGCGataccgccggcgagcctcgggACGCTCCCAGCACTGACGACGCTCGATCTGTCCGACAACCTGCTCACCGGCGGCATCCCGTCAGACATAAGCAACCTGATCAACTCGCTCAACCTGTCGTCGAACCAGCTCACCGGCGAGGTGCCGGTTCTGCTCCAGATCGCGGCGTATGACCGCAGCTTCCTCGGCAACCCGGGGCTGTGCGCGAGGCCAGGCCCGGACACGAATCTCCCGGCgtgccgaggcggcggcggaggcgcccacGACGAGCTGTCCATGGGCCTGATCATCCTCTTCGCGATGCTCGCCGGCATCGTCCTCGTCGGCAGCGTCGGCATCGCCTGGCTGCTCTTCCGGCGCCGGAAGGAGAGCCACGAGGTGACGGACTGGAAGATGACGGCCTTCACCCAGCTGGACTTCGCCGAGTCGGACGTGCTGAGCAACATCCGCGAGGAGAACGTGATCGGCAGCGGCGGGTCCGGGAAGGTGTACCGCATCCAcctcggcggcgacgaggagggcggcggcggcggccggatggTGGCCGTCAAGAGGATCTGGAACTCGAGGAAGGTGGACGAGAAGCTGGACAAGGAGTTCGAGTCGGAGGTGAAGGTGCTGGGCAGCATCCGGCACAACAACATCGTCAAGCTGCTCTGCTGCATCTCCAGCCAGGAGGCCAAGCTGCTGGTCTACGAGTACATGGAGAACGGCAGCCTCGACCGGTGGCTGCACCACCGCGACCGCgagggcgcgccggcgccgctggaCTGGCCGACGAGGCTGGCCATTGCCGTCGACGCCGCCAAGGGGCTCAGCTACATGCACCACGACTGCACCCAGCCGATCGTTCACCGCGACGTCAAGTCCAGCAACATCCTGCTCGACCCGGACTTCCAGGCCAAGATCGCCGACTTCGGGCTCGCCCGGATCCTCGTCAAGTCCGGCGAGCCGGAGTCCGTCTCCGCCATCGGCGGCACATTCGGGTACATGGCTCCAGGTAACAAAACGCAAAATTGAGTTGCCAGTCACTTCAATTTGTGTGAATCTTTCATCTGCAATGCTAATCATCTGTGTGTCACGATCCTGCAGAGTATGGGTACAGGCCAAAGGTGAATGAGAAGGTGGACGTCTACAGCTTCGGCGTCGTCCTGCTCGAGCTGACCACCGGCAAGGTCGCCAACGACAGCGGCGCCGACATGTGCCTGGCGGAGTGGGCGTGGCGGCGGTACCAGAAAGGCGCCCCGTTCGACGACGTCGTCGACGAGGCCATCCGGGAGCCGGCGTACGTGCCGGACATCCTGTCTGTGTTCACCATGGGCGTCATCTGCACGGGGGAGAACCCGCTGACGCGGCCGTCCATGAAGGAGGTCCTGCACCAGCTCATCCGGTGCGAGCAGATCGCCGCCGAGGCGGAGGCGTGCCAGGCGGGctacgagggcggcggcgcgccgctgcTCGAGCCGAGGAAGaaaggcagccggcggcggagcaTGTCGGACTCCGGCCGGTGgaacggcggcgacgacgacgacgaggacagCGGCAACTTCGTGGTCCGCGTCGTGTAGCCAGACGCCCGCCGGCCGGCTTTACAACAAGTACGGGGAAATTCAGGTGCTCCCGAGTGTTCATAGCTCTGCTGCAAGCTCTTCCATGGCAGAATTTCGGCTCTGCCGGCCAGGCAGGTGAAGAAGCCCGGTCCGCCATGATCATGGTGCAAGGACGAACAACGAAGTACAGTACTTATAAATCATCAAGGAGGCTGTAAATTAGCAGCAAATAAAACCAAAAGGCGAACTCCAATCACAGAAGAACGAAGTTCTGGGTGGAGATGTTGGATTCTTGGATCGGCACAAAGGACTTGTTTGGTTCGTGACCACACTTAACAAGCGCCGATAATACACCATGTGTCCATTTTGGCTGGCAATAAGCCATTTTCAGCATTAACTGATAGCTAGTTCTAAGGAAGCAAACGGCGTGATGCAAATTGTATGTGCAGGATCCTGACCTGCTTTTCAGTTCTCTACTTTGGGGCACTTTTGGAGGTTTCAGAAAACTGGAGACCGCACAATCTCTGGAAAAAGAACAATGAGTGGGAGGCTTATCTGCAACTGTACTGCATGCTGAAATAAAGCCATGCTGACATAGGAAGCAAATTTGCCTTGTGATTTGTAAGGACTGTGACGCGTGACACACTTTTTTCAAAGTGGGGAAGGTTGTGATGCAGAAAGAACAAATCTGGTGTCCGGCATGAAATGGAAAAAACTGAACAAGGGACAAGAAACAATGGGCATGAGCTGGAAAATGCAACACGACATTTGGAGGATTTCAGTAAGCCGGCAGATTTATTTGGGTCTCTACACTCTAGTATTACTCTTCATCCTGGTGCCAAACATTATTAGGAAACGTGGCCTGGATGTGATGTAGATCTCTGTGCAGTGATTGCTTCATTCGTGCCCACTCAAAAATATGTCcatagttcttttttttttgaagaaattgtGTCCATAGTTCTGACATAGCAAGAGATGTGTTTAAATAATCTCAAATGTAAACTGCGCAGTACCAAATACCAATACTAGGAATATACTTCAGTGAGTTTGATTTCATTTAAATTTCCGAACTTCCTGGGATTCTTCAATTTGTTTTGCACCCCATACGACCAAACTTCAATGTCATATACTCCAGAGTTTACAGTTACATTCtcaaaacaagaaaaagaatcagaaagaaaaaaaaaaggtttgccAGTAGCTGCATTATACTTGAGCCACCATACTCCACTGAATCTCCCTAAAACTAACAGATATGCAACTATTACTTTTCTGGGTACTTGTACCCAGCTGATCAGTACCAATCACCTTTCATCTCCTCCCCGCCATGTCATTCTGTTTTTTTAATACTCCCATAGCTGTTCCTTGCTACAAGCATCTGCAATCTGGAAGAAACAACACACACAAGAAAAATGTTATGACTTAATCTCCTTTATGATGACTGAATTTTAGGATGTTTTTGTGCGTGAATGTATTTGTGAAGTATAGTAGAGTAAAAAAGACACTTCTTTTGTGAACTGCTTTAATATTTCTTGGATAGCAGACATTTACAGATCTATTATTAGTTTGGAAAACATTGCCAAGCATTTAGGGTTATCCATCCTACATGTTCATCTTAATTATTTGCCATTTGTAACTCTTAGTTGTAGGCTGTGATGATCAAATCACAGCTTGGAAAAGAAAAGACAAGGGCTGTTTTGATTGGCTTAAAACCATATAAAGAAGACTTCTGTATACTGAAAATAAGTTCCTGCAATATGGATACATGGCTTACTACTAGATTGAAGCTCCGCGGATAAACACCAATGTTGCATTGTGCTTCCTAACTTCAGGAAAACTTGGAGGACTAGAAAAACTGACTCAAGAGCTACCTTGGCTTGCTGGTGCTTCTCAAGGCCTGGAATGGAAGAAGCTTGACTGGAGTTCCTGATGGGTACAGGGTACTGTTGTGTGTTTTGTATGTGTGTCGCGTGCTTGTATTTTAGCTAGAATGCAGTGCTGCCTAGTCTCTCACTTAGCCAATTTATAGTGCAATAGCTTTAGACGTTGGAAAATAGAAACATAGCTTGATCTTACATATACATGACATATAGTAGTAATTCTAAGTTAATAGCATCACTTTTTTACATGAGCAGGCCATCACAATATTCATGAGCATCACAATATTCATGAGCATCAGCTGATAAACAAGAAAAATCTATCACTAAGTCAACAGGCCATCACATAGTAAGTACATGATATATATTTTCTAGAAATTTAGACAAATCAATCTATGAGAAAGTACCAAGTTTCAGCCGATACAAATGGTAGAACAACATTCATTCAGCTGATGCAAGAGACATAATTTAGAAAGGACAGTTTTATGTGTGCTACAAATTTAGAAGCCAGCTAAAATACTATACACTCTGACGATAGTAGGCATAGATACAAAGCTAGTCGACTCCTTCAAGAAGCCTCTGGTTGGTAGACATCTGCAATTAGATGAATAATAATGGAGTCACTGCTGAAAATGGTTTAGAAAAATGATCAGGTAAAGCTTGCAAGTTATATCTGACCATGTTAAAGAATAGGTAATTCAAAGAAAGCATATATATTTTTACATCTATAAGCTGCAAAGGTCAGCAACTCAAGTAAATATGGGCAAGTAATTTTGTTAACAAACCACTCAAGCAAGTGTCCGTTATTCCCAGAATCTGTATGCACAGTGAATGTGGAGCCACATTCTGTGCATCAATAGCTACATTCCAGATTTttgtcttttttcttcttttctataGCAAACCAAAGAAACCAGAGAAACAATCATTATTTAACAAATCCATCACTTTGCACATTTCAAACCATCTATGATCTATATGTTATTCAGATAAAAAGAGACCCTGTACAATATAGTTACTACATTGTCAGGGAGAGCAATCATCATGAGTTCAATTCCAAAGTCCCAAGATTTTACATTCCTAATATATCTAAGGCTAAGAAATCAGCAGGAATTCCTCTACCTCTCATGACAAATTGCACACACTGCAAGCACAACCCTGATTAAGGCACTAACTAATTTGTGATGCCATAGGTTAGGCATTAGTAGATTTTGGTTCAGTTGTCATACAGTTGAAAACATTTGGAACAAGGAGAAAATCAAGGCACTAACTATTTTGTGATGGCATAGGTTGGACACTGCATTAAGCTTCCCATGTGACTGAAGAAAACAAACATAGAGGCACAGACTGATTGGAGCAGGGAAAGAAATACACATAAGACAAACTCATCCAGGTCACTCTGTACCATGCTTGATATTTCAAATAGCTCAGCTGTTAGTATTCCTACAATATTCAGTAAAAAGAAACCTCATGAACATCTTTGCTAAATActatcatcatgaaaataaATCAACTTGCTGTACACAGCCACCAACATTATATCATGCCAAGTTGGAACTTGCAGTCACCTCAATGACACCTCTATGATTGGCAAAAACTACCCAAAAGTAATGAAAGAGGAAAGCATTAGAGAAAGGAACATACCCCAGATTAGTTCGTACTGAAACTAAAACACAAGTACTAGAGATGTATAGTGTGTGTGCCACTATACATTATCAGATTGTCATTGGTATTGCTGCAAGGAATAATTCAATAATTCCTACAGCACTATCACATCGTTGCAGCAAAGCACAATTAAACTTTGCAAGAATCAACTGATTTGCTTTGTGTGCTCGTCGGAGGTCATGTTTTCTAGCAGGTGCTAGTAGGGGTACGCATGCATAGCAGACGGGATTGGGCAGGGTCGGAGGGGAGCTCGAGGAGACGCACCTTCTGCGGG
Proteins encoded:
- the LOC120670361 gene encoding LRR receptor-like serine/threonine-protein kinase HSL2, coding for MSGSSACRRFPVLLVLLFLVLAGEGRSQPAGAGAGDRDTLLAVKKDWGSPPQLASWDPAATPDHCNWTGVTCATGGGGGAVTGITLSGLHLTGSVPASVCALKSLARLDLSYNNLTSAFPAAALYACAGLRFLDLSNNQLSGVLPGDIDSLSPAMEHLNLSTNGFAGEVPPAVARLAALRSLLLDTNRFTGAYPAAGISGLAGLEVLTLADNAFAPGPVPAEFAQLTNLTYLWMDRMNLTGEIPEAFSSLTELTVFSLASNELTGLVPAWVLQHGKLQKLYLFDNSLSGELPRNVTAVNLVELDLSSNQLTGEIPEGFGKLKNLGLLFLYKNQLTSTIPASIGLLTQLKDVRLFNNRLSGELPPELGKHSPLGNLEVGNNNLSGPLREALCANGGLYDIVAFNNSFSGEFPAKLGVCVTINNLMLYNNRFSGDFPAKIWSFPKLTTVMIQNNSFTGTLPSEISPNISRIEMGYNMFSGSVPVLATGLKVFHAENNRLAGEFPSDMSKLANLTDLSAPGNRITGSIPASINLLQKLNTLDLSGNRISGAIPPASLGTLPALTTLDLSDNLLTGGIPSDISNLINSLNLSSNQLTGEVPVLLQIAAYDRSFLGNPGLCARPGPDTNLPACRGGGGGAHDELSMGLIILFAMLAGIVLVGSVGIAWLLFRRRKESHEVTDWKMTAFTQLDFAESDVLSNIREENVIGSGGSGKVYRIHLGGDEEGGGGGRMVAVKRIWNSRKVDEKLDKEFESEVKVLGSIRHNNIVKLLCCISSQEAKLLVYEYMENGSLDRWLHHRDREGAPAPLDWPTRLAIAVDAAKGLSYMHHDCTQPIVHRDVKSSNILLDPDFQAKIADFGLARILVKSGEPESVSAIGGTFGYMAPEYGYRPKVNEKVDVYSFGVVLLELTTGKVANDSGADMCLAEWAWRRYQKGAPFDDVVDEAIREPAYVPDILSVFTMGVICTGENPLTRPSMKEVLHQLIRCEQIAAEAEACQAGYEGGGAPLLEPRKKGSRRRSMSDSGRWNGGDDDDEDSGNFVVRVV